Proteins co-encoded in one Capnocytophaga ochracea DSM 7271 genomic window:
- the rpmF gene encoding 50S ribosomal protein L32 yields MAHPKRRQSKTRRDKRRTHDVAVVPQIAKDPTTGENHLYHRAHWHEGKLYYRGQVLVDSTEEAK; encoded by the coding sequence ATGGCACATCCTAAGAGACGACAATCAAAAACAAGAAGAGATAAGAGAAGAACCCACGACGTAGCGGTAGTTCCTCAAATAGCAAAAGATCCAACAACTGGTGAAAACCATTTGTATCACCGCGCACACTGGCACGAAGGTAAATTGTACTATCGTGGGCAGGTGCTTGTGGATAGTACAGAAGAAGCAAAATAG
- the def gene encoding peptide deformylase produces the protein MVLPIIAYGDPVLRKVGTEIPPDYPQLKTLIANMYDTMNAAYGVGLAAPQVGLSIRLFVVDASPFADDDELSEEEQTFLKDFKKTFINAKIVEETGDTWNFNEGCLSIPGVREDVSRHKQITIEYFDEDFNKQTLTIGGLAARIIQHEYDHIEGILFTDKLSSFKRQLIKSKLANISKGKVKVDYRMKFFDAKNKR, from the coding sequence ATGGTTTTACCTATTATTGCTTATGGCGACCCAGTGCTCAGAAAGGTAGGAACTGAAATCCCCCCTGATTATCCTCAACTCAAAACACTGATTGCTAATATGTACGACACTATGAATGCCGCTTATGGCGTGGGGCTCGCTGCTCCTCAGGTAGGTCTCTCTATACGCTTGTTCGTGGTAGATGCCTCTCCTTTCGCCGATGACGATGAGCTTTCAGAAGAAGAGCAAACTTTCTTAAAAGACTTCAAAAAAACTTTTATCAATGCCAAAATAGTAGAAGAAACAGGCGATACTTGGAACTTCAACGAAGGGTGCCTCAGTATTCCTGGCGTACGAGAAGATGTTAGCAGGCACAAGCAAATCACCATTGAATACTTTGATGAAGACTTTAATAAGCAAACACTTACCATTGGCGGACTCGCGGCTCGTATCATTCAGCACGAATACGACCATATCGAAGGCATTCTGTTCACCGATAAACTCTCTTCTTTTAAACGCCAACTCATCAAAAGTAAGCTGGCTAATATCAGTAAAGGAAAGGTAAAGGTAGACTACCGAATGAAATTCTTTGATGCCAAAAACAAAAGATAG
- a CDS encoding DUF5606 family protein — protein MNLTKVLAISGKPGLYHLETQTRSGFLATSLADGKRISVGIRNNVSLLSEIAIYTLEKEVPLTEVFTNMKNFEEGKEARISPKSDGATLEEYFSQVLPNYDRDRVYASDIKKIIQWYNLLLAKGFLEEDAQEDTQKS, from the coding sequence ATGAATCTAACAAAAGTATTAGCCATTTCTGGCAAACCTGGTTTATATCACTTAGAAACTCAAACGCGCTCTGGCTTCTTAGCCACTTCGTTAGCCGATGGTAAGCGTATATCAGTAGGCATTCGCAACAACGTGAGCCTATTGTCTGAAATCGCAATTTATACACTCGAAAAAGAAGTGCCTCTCACCGAAGTTTTTACTAATATGAAGAACTTTGAAGAAGGAAAAGAAGCGCGTATCTCTCCAAAATCCGATGGAGCTACTCTCGAAGAGTATTTCTCTCAAGTACTCCCTAATTACGACCGCGACCGTGTGTATGCCAGCGATATTAAGAAAATAATCCAATGGTACAACCTTCTATTAGCCAAAGGTTTCTTAGAAGAAGACGCTCAAGAAGACACCCAAAAAAGCTAA